The genomic DNA GTTGGAAGGAGGATAAGGAATGGTTGGAACAGATAGACTTACGCTATAATGCTGTTATACTTCACACTACATAttggaaggaggagaaggaacgATTGGAACAGATAATGTCTGGATGTGTGTATCTGGAtggattttttaataaaaaaaataaaaattggaagcTAATTGAAACAGAGCCTACACTAATACTCTTGGCTGTGCTTGGTTGGGTTCAAACACTGAAATTCCTTGCAGAGCCGTAACAAGAAGGGTTGGTTTCACCCCAAATATTAGCAGCAAGAGTCCTGCAGGATGGGCTTTTCAGGGCAGGCACTGAACGACTCTCCGTCTCCTGCAGTCTTTGAAAGGAGCTGGAAGGGTTCTGTCTGGCAAACCCACTTGTGGTTGCTCCCACAGCCATCGTATTCCAGCCCCTTCTCTACAAAGGTCACGCAGTCGTTCTCCACATTTAGAAGGGAACTGAACCTGCAAACCAAAACTGTTAGCACACAAAAGCAGCTCCTTTTGCTCTTGGGAGAGGGGGCAACGGGAGCTTCTCCCCCAGCCTGTCTCACTGGGCTCCAGGTGGCTTCTTGCTGCAGGCTTGCCCAGATGCGCGTGCAGATTGCTGTGCTTGCACTACCATCTCGCTCCTTCCTCCACTGGAGCATGCCCAGGGTGTTAAAACCACGTTGGCTGCATAGGTGTGATGAGATGGTGGGTTACAGTGCTCAGTACAGCCAACTTTTGGGCTGCAAAGCCTTACCGGGGCATTGCAAGACTGTTGTGGACACCAAAATATTGGAGATTTTGGGGATGAAATGGAGCAAAGCTGCTCCGCACACCACGGGTTGCAGCTGTACTCACGGGGTGGCGTCGAAGGAGGAGTTGTCCACCCATTTCCATATGTTGCTGGATGCCTTTAATCCGATCCACACCGTTAGCTTGTCCTGGCGGATGATCTCACGTAAGTGGTCCTGGTGAATGGGAGAGGAGTGTTGGCTTCCAGGAGCCTTCAGCAAGAGGCTCGTTGGGATGCAAAGCTGTCTTTTTGAACCCATTTGGTTCATCCTCAAAGAGATGGGCCCTAAACACCACCTGTGCCTTGGGTGCTGCCTCGCTCAGTGGGTGGAAAGAGCTTAAATACAGAGCCTGAGACACCAGAGGCTCCCCCTGAGCTCTGTGTCTCTCCTTCCCATGCCAAAGGTGGGAAGAGGCCTCCAAAGCCCTTTTGGTGGTGATTCAGCCCTGTTCCCTCCTTAGTGCGAAGTGGCTTAGAGCTACCAAGCCTCCTGCCACCAGCCAGCAGCTCCAAGGCAGTTTTTTGCCTCTCTACCCACCAAAACCCAGGACTTTTGGGTCCTTTTCAAGCCTTCTCCACTCTGCACTTACCATATCGGCGGTGTTTCGGAGCACGGCCAGATGGGACCCGCGACTTTCGCAGTCTTTTTTGCCTTCCATCCAAGTCCCAGTCGATTTGGGAACCTGGTAGCACTGGTCCCCAAGAAGCTGCCAAGACTGGGGGCACAGCTTGCAGCCCGCATGGCCTGGAGAGGAGACAGAGCCGTGAGATACCCCTAAAAGTGCTCGAGGTCTTGCTTAAACCAGCCAAGAGAGAGCTCTCTCCCCTCCCAAATTTTTCCTGCCCACTCTTCCCACCCATCCACCACAAGGAGCACACGGTGGGGTGAGCACGGGGAAGGTGGAGAGGTGCCTCCTCCTCCCGGAGGCCCACAGAGGATGGAGATGATCAGCAAAACGAGCTCTTCCTCACCATGCTCATTAACACCGAGCCGGGCTTGCAGCCCCCTGGGGGCACCCATCccaccccagggacccccctgGGGAAGGGGTTACCTGCGGAGCCGTTCCAGCGGCAGAAGTAGCGCAGCAGGGAGGTAATCATGCACACCTctgtcctgctccttcctccagcCTCGCTCTTGTTTTGCAGAGCGTTGGGAGGTGTCGGCGCCTTCTGAAAAACTTGAAGGTAAATTTCTGGGGTGAGACTGAGGCTGTTTGGGGGCAATGTCGTGAAAATCAAGCAGGGCTTATATGGTTTCCTGATCTATTTTGCAAACTGTTTTTCTGGTCATGATTGCACCCAACTTTTGGAATAGCATAAAAATGTTGCTTGTGTCCACCACCCTtgctttaaaagccttttttttttgtgtatgtttttctgtgtttttgttgttgttttatttgtttgtttgtttttttttgagaggggATTTACTCTTGTTGGATGCATCCCATGGCATCTACATGGTTCCTGGGATAAAACCCTGTCCTCCccttggcaaagaaaaaaataaaaaaacaacaaacaaagtACACTTTTCCTTGTGATCACTTGGGTTTTAGATGTGTTTTCGAGTGGGTTTTACTTACCCTGCACACTGAGCACcgccaccagcaccagcagcaccaggcagcccaGCCCGCTCAGCTTCAGAAGGACTCCGTGCCAACGTGGGCACAAAGTGGGAGCTGAAAGAGTCCGTGGTTTTGTTCAGAAAGTGCtttcttgtaaaataaaattaaaatacaatgaaatgaaatgaaataatatgaaataaatcaataaaattaatataacaaaatgtaataaaataataaaggaaaggaaaggaaaggaaaggaaaggaaaggaaaggaaaggaaaggaaaggaaaggaaaggaaaggaaaggaaaggaaaggaaaggaaaggaaaggaaaggaaaggaaaggaaaggaaaggaaaggaaaggaaaggaaaggaaaggaaaggaaaggaaaggaaaggaaaggaaagagaaaagaaaaaaggagagaccCTATGTTTGAGCAGAAGTTTACAGATGCTTTGCTACCTCCacaatcacagaaaaaaacaagtgaaaactCAATGATCACAACCTTCTCTCTGCATCTCCTACCCCAGGACCCTCCTCGCATGGGTCCCACTGCTCGCTGTCGTGCGGCTTTGGCTGGAGCAAAGCCTCCAGGAGCttggaggggatggggagcggCTGGGCTGCGGCTTCCCAGTTGCACCAGTGGGTTTCAGTGGGGAAGGAGTCCCAGTGGCGGGCTTTGCTCCTGTTGGAGGCTGGGTGCTGAAGTTGGGCTCAGAAGTGAGGCTGTCACCTCCGAGTGCTCTGGGAGGCGGTGGGGGTCCTCAAGAGCAGGGGGGACAGACCCAAACTCTTGGGAAATTGGCCTCATTTAGAGCAGATGGCAGCTGGTGGGACTCGGGTCCCTCCACAGCTCCTCTCCACCAGGGTCCTGGGCATGTTTTGCCAAGCTTTGACTGCCATCGCCTCATGTCGGGGCTGATTTTTGCTGCGGGGATAGCAGCCCCAGCAGTGAAATTATTCAAGCTCTGGCCGTTTGCAAGCTTCCTTCTCCCctgtccttccttctttccttccttactTTTGCTGCCCACACAAACTGGGATCAACCCCGCAACCCAACTGGCGCTAGACCGTGCTTCTTGGCCAAGACACGAGCAGACCCAACACCAGCTCTTCCTGGAGGAAATGAAGCTCGCCGTGAGCACCCACTACCCAAAATCGCACTTACTGTGACACCTCTCGACAGGTGAAGGGCCCCCTCTGGGCTGCAGTGAATTGGCGTAAATAATTTCCCCAGCCATGGTCAGCTTGCCTGCTCACAGAAGTGTCTCAGGAGTGACAAAGTCTCTGGGCAACCTTTGCGTTATGACCAACCTTCTTGTGCCTGTGTCCAGCACCaggaaatggcttttttttttttttgtctataaATACACAGATATATGCTACAGACTTTTCTTTCAATTGAAGGCTG from Anas platyrhynchos isolate ZD024472 breed Pekin duck chromosome 17, IASCAAS_PekinDuck_T2T, whole genome shotgun sequence includes the following:
- the LOC113845383 gene encoding killer cell lectin-like receptor subfamily B member 1B allele B, whose protein sequence is MEDEDGYMALDRQCKRGAAERPGPLRDAAPTLCPRWHGVLLKLSGLGCLVLLVLVAVLSVQVFQKAPTPPNALQNKSEAGGRSRTEVCMITSLLRYFCRWNGSAGHAGCKLCPQSWQLLGDQCYQVPKSTGTWMEGKKDCESRGSHLAVLRNTADMDHLREIIRQDKLTVWIGLKASSNIWKWVDNSSFDATP